Proteins found in one Oncorhynchus mykiss isolate Arlee chromosome 3, USDA_OmykA_1.1, whole genome shotgun sequence genomic segment:
- the LOC110512735 gene encoding protein cordon-bleu isoform X9, which yields MFESTKNSQCHMQKMDFGEVNTATKPPIGKRMKSRAPPPPPAPEPAPRRIFRNAVPDGGGSAQGSMGSMVMDTKENMMRTSVDLHITLPQGYQTSSTVDCSKALMDLLVDLCSRYHLNPAYHTLELLSSEGLSLAFKPNSLLGSLDVVAISIREKVLQDKVVRKPPPKVPEKTVRLVVNYHRSQKAVVRVSPLVPLGSLVPAICEKCEFDPSHVLLLKDNVSNHELELDKCLSELGIRELYVLDQTLEYFRSNTSSFGGAEKKGLLGFLKFNRRKSKGLSTVSIVPCVEARPSTLGQSQSVMNISRMSPRIELKKRRAPPAPTPCQGCYTLEAYQGAPDSESTLRKRKAPAPPPTPATSVTPAPSTPAPHTSVQMAPSPSPAPSSPTPSLPAEEDSGSELSNGSVYSSSSSGVAAGTSVADTSMADSDSASSRADVSKPGPDSTPINIAAMADSSQDSTPSKVDTGPRSKTMVNVAPTSKVEKVDSAPRSSTDKAKPTPDSSRSTTPEETRGESALGLKLDEKENNRHSAMGAERPVPLKPLRTPVRELPQLVIPSPPPPPPPPSDPDSPDASPENHMEEAPQSWLHSRQLSVAGRQTPDTEEEETLSMGSSGSFQDQGYAASEGMAEDSGLVSSPLASDTTHPTSPDGSLSLDSSGSSHPMIHPLTKDCSSDSDEGCATWGSRHRHSSDISHNDKAGKTKDIYDEDSELTAQLNQTLADLDADLANISHIDAVSVQEHPYVMSTESNDIPVSVVDMEVPVTAIDQVLEDYETPSMTDHQVTLMSSSQRTDNKNLNHSHHHASVGGIQNKNNNACTSDGSSKVSSAQPQPAQRLKSPGKKLANGTTGKDHTAGVSKTKVEVQRWESTEGAERKASPVNSSLAVPESHSKSPEEEVPTYRGHTASQSQINITCSPVSRFGMKTFTIIPPKPLVATQPQKPAEATATLRAGAIRIDDQGNMVKVPIARNKFGGSSESGINKDDSVSPLLGKAKAFWSSTEKQDTSAPSVPTSRGPVPFTKTPSPEPEVPKTTPRVVASDPPAAKATPKASEPVAKMTPKETCKDVEVTKDVSQEAEGKAPVPVSETPVQQQQPMKFNTGILQDQKRNLSFLKPSRRTSSQYVASAIAKYAVKPTMAKADNIQEVTAKLSDPMRKPPGSYSYQKEGRSFHVNPQRSSGTSTTVKKESSSGSGSYHAGAKCYPDYLSAEKQVVSGESTQGVDRSGYRSSSTLRGGGGSSKSLDSDTVANNNKQHGSNSPSPRQQTPITPPPPAPQSTTKQVPAISKPSQGPPPAQSRSETVGPKGNPALAKKPEPPRLAAAAASNDLPEPQQVSLFGPVKKFKPVIMKSVQMDTSLHTTLMSAIQCGDGKERLRKISDSSASSTLKKSSFVEEENERCALLAAIRGQRNSAGLRKTISQAAEELDKFRKTEEENRALCDAFPAMPPPPPFVPPPPPPPSMLPPPPAPPSTQPKPTMMGQPPGAGGNPALARDAMLEAIRSGSAAERLKKVNAPTKTVQVNGRLGTIQAASSLSQGQ from the exons CAAAGCACTCATGGACCTGTTGGTGGATCTGTGCAGCCGGTACCACCTGAACCCAGCCTATCACACCCTGGAGCTGCTGTCCAGCGAGGGCCTGTCCCTAGCCTTCAAACCCAACAGCCTGCTGGGGTCCCTGGACGTTGTTGCCATAAGCATCAGGGAGAAAGTGTTGCAGGACAAAGTGGTGCGGAAACCTCCGCCTAAAGTGCCAGAG AAAACAGTGCGTCTGGTGGTGAACTACCACAGGAGCCAGAAGGCGGTGGTGAGGGTGAGTCCCCTGGTGCCCCTGGGGAGCCTGGTCCCAGCCATCTGTGAGAAGTGTGAGTTTGACCCGTCCCATGTGCTGCTGCTGAAGGACAATGTCAGCAACCACGAGCTGGAGCTGGACAAGTGTCTGAGTGAGCTAGGCATCAGAGAGCTGTACGTACTGGACCAGACTCTTG AATACTTCCGTTCCAACACCTCAAGTTTCGGTGGGGCCGAGAAGAAAGGCCTGCTCGGATTCTTAAAGTTCAACAGAAGGAAATCAAAG ggCCTGTCCACGGTGTCCATCGTGCCCTGTGTGGAGGCACGGCCCAGCACCCTGGGCCAGTCCCAGTCCGTCATGAACATCTCCAGGATGTCCCCCAGGATAGAGCTTAAGAAGAGGAGGGCCCCCCCGGCCCCCACACCCTGCCAGGGCTGCTACACACTGGAGGCCTACCAG gggGCTCCTGACTCAGAGAGTACACTGAGGAAGAGGAAGGCCCCAGCACCCCCTCCTACCCCTGCTACCTCTGTCACCCCAGCTCCTAGCACCCCAGCACCTCACACCTCTGTCCAGAtggccccctctccctccccagcccCCAGCTCGCCTACCCCCAGCTTGCCTGCGGAGGAGGACTCTGGCTCTGAGCTGAGCAATGGGTCTGtctacagcagcagcagtagtgggGTCGCCGCCGGCACCTCTGTCGCTGACACCTCAATGGCCGACTCTGATTCCGCCTCTAGCAGGGCTGATGTGTCCAAGCCCGGCCCTGATTCCACCCCCATCAACATTGCTGCCATGGCTGACTCCTCCCAAGACTCCACCCCCAGCAAGGTTGACACCGGCCCCAGGAGCAAGACTATGGTCAATGTCGCCCCTACCAGCAAGGTTGAAAAGGTTGACTCCGCCCCCAGGAGCAGTACTGACAAGGCCAAGCCCACCCCCGACTCGTCCCGCAGCACCACACcggaggagaccagaggagagtcTGCTCTTGGCCTGAAACTAGACGAGAAAGAGAACAACAGACACAGTGCCATGG GTGCTGAGCGTCCAGTGCCACTCAAACCTCTGCGAACCCCAGTACGGGAGCTCCCCCAGTTAGTCATCCCCTCACCCccgcctccccctccccctccctcagaCCCAGACTCCCCCGATGCCTCACCAGAGAACCACATGGAGGAGGCCCCTCAGT CTTGGCTGCACTCTCGGCAGCTCTCTGTGGCAGGACGCCAGACCCCAgacacagaggaagaggagacttTATCAATGGGCAGCAGTGGCAGCTTCCAGGATCAGGGCTATGCAGCCTCCGAGGGCATGGCTGAGGACTCTGGCCTGGTCAGCTCCCCCTTGGCCTCCGACACCACTCACCCTACCTCCCCTGACGGGAGCCTCTCCCTGGACTCTTCTGGCTCCTCTCACCCCATGATCCATCCCCTCACCAAGGACTGTTCTAGTGATAGTGACGAGGGCTGTGCCACGTGGGGCTCCAGACACAG ACACAGCAGTGATATCAGCCACAACGACAAAGCAGGCAAAACAAAGGACATCTATGACGAGGACTCAGAGCTCACCGCTCAGCTCAACCAGACTCTGGCTGATCTGGATGCTGATCTTGCAA ATATAAGTCACATAGATGCGGTTTCAGTGCAAGAGCACCCCTACGTGATGTCCACTGAGAGCAATGACATCCCGGTGTCTGTGGTGGATATGGAGGTCCCGGTCACAGCCATAGATCAAGTCCTGGAGGACTACGAGACACCGAGCATGACGGATCACCAAGTCACACTAATGAGTAGCTCTCAAAGAACGGACAATAAAAACCTGAACCACAGTCATCATCATGCAAGTGTTGGTGGCATacagaacaaaaacaacaacgccTGTACGTCTGACGGCTCCAGCAAAGTCAGCTCTGCTCAACCACAGCCCGCGCAGCGCCTCAAATCACCAGGGAAGAAGCTTGCCAATGGCACCACGGGGAAAGACCATACAGCAGGGGTCTCTAAGACTAAAGTAGAAGTTCAAAGATGGGAGTCCACTGAGGGAGCTGAGAGGAAAGCCTCACCTGTCAACAGCTCTCTCGCTGTCCCGGAGAGCCATTCCAAGTCCCCTGAGGAAGAGGTTCCCACCTATAGAGGCCACACTGCCTCACAGTCACAAATTAATATCACCTGTAGCCCAGTCTCTCGATTCGGTATGAAGACATTCACCATCATTCCTCCCAAGCCATTAGTTGCAACCCAGCCTCAGAAGCCAGCAGAGGCCACGGCCACTCTGAGAGCAGGTGCCATTAGAATTGACGATCAGGGTAACATGGTCAAAGTGCCCATCGCCCGAAACAAGTTTGGCGGTTCCTCTGAGTCTGGAATCAACAAAGATGACTCCGTCTCACCCCTCCTGGGGAAAGCCAAAGCCTTCTGGAGCTCCACAGAGAAGCAGGACACTTCTGCACCTTCGGTCCCCACTAGTAGAGGGCCTGTCCCTTTCACAAAGACCCCAAGCCCAGAGCCTGAGGTCCCTAAAACCACCCCACGGGTTGTAGCCTCTGACCCACCTGCAGCCAAGGCAACACCTAAGGCCTCTGAACCTGTAGCCAAGATGACACCTAAGGAAACATGCAAAGATGTTGAGGTAACAAAGGACGTCTCACAGGAAGCAGAGGGCAAGGCCCCAGTTCCAGTTTCAGAGACGCctgtgcagcagcagcagcctatgAAATTCAACACTGGTATTCTCCAAGATCAGAAAAGAAACCTTTCTTTCCTCAAGCCGTCCAGGAGAACATCCAGTCAGTACGTAGCTTCAGCCATTGCTAAATACGCTGTGAAGCCCACCATGGCCAAAGCTGACAACATCCAAGAAGTAACAGCAAAGTTGTCTGACCCCATGAGAAAGCCACCTGGCAGTTACAGCTATCAGAAAGAGGGTCGATCCTTTCATGTAAATCCACAGCGGTCCTCTGGTACATCTACTACAGTGAAGAAGGAGAGCAGCTCTGGGTCTGGATCCTATCACGCCGGTGCTAAATGTTACCCTGACTACCTCTCAGCGGAGAAACAGGTAGTCTCTGGTGAGTCGACGCAAGGAGTGGACCGGAGTGGTTATAGGAGCAGTTCTACCCTGCGAGGTGGAGGAGGGAGCTCCAAGTCACTGGACTCTGATACAGTGGCCAATAACAATAAGCAGCATGGGTCCAACAGTCCCAGTCCCAGACAGCAGACACCGATTACAcctccaccaccagcaccacAATCCACCACTAAACAGGTGCCTGCCATCTCCAAGCCCTCGCAGGGTCCACCACCTGCACAGagcagatcagagacagtaggtcCAAAAGGTAATCCAGCCCTGGCAAAGAAGCCTGAACCACCGCGATTGGCTGCAGCTGCTGCCAGCAACGACCTCCCAGAGCCCCAGCAGGTCAGTCTGTTTGGGCCGGTGAAGAAGTTCAAGCCTGTGATCATGAAGTCGGTCCAGATGGACACGTCGCTACACACCACTCTGATGTCGGCCATCCAGTGTGGGGATGGGAAGGAGAGGCTCAGAAAG ATATCGGACTCAAGTGCAAGCAGCACTTTGAAGAAATCGTCCTTTGTTGAGGAAGAGAATGAGCGATGTGCGCTACTGGCAGCCATTAGAGGCCAACGTAACTCTGCAGGGCTAAGGAAG ACCATATCCCAGGCTGCAGAGGAGCTTGACAAGTTCAGGAAGACtgaggaggagaacagagctCTGTGTGATGCCTTCCCTGCCatgcctccccctcctccatttGTGCCTCCGccacctccacccccctctatgctccctcctcctcctgcccctccCTCCACTCAGCCCAAGCCCACTATGATGGGGCAGCCCCCGGGGGCTGGGGGGAATCCCGCTCTGGCCCGGGATGCAATGCTGGAGGCCATCCGATCTGGCTCTGCAGCTGAGCGCCTGAAGAAG GTCAATGCCCCCACAAAAACAGTCCAAGTGAACGGTAGACTTGGTACTATACAAGCAGCATCATCGCTCTCACAAGGACAATAA
- the LOC110512735 gene encoding protein cordon-bleu isoform X3, with the protein MLGQLCAASSVSRLQPAATQPRIEPRKRMKSRAPPPPPAPEPAPRRIFRNAVPDGGGSAQGSMGSMVMDTKENMMRTSVDLHITLPQGYQTSSTVDCSKALMDLLVDLCSRYHLNPAYHTLELLSSEGLSLAFKPNSLLGSLDVVAISIREKVLQDKVVRKPPPKVPEKTVRLVVNYHRSQKAVVRVSPLVPLGSLVPAICEKCEFDPSHVLLLKDNVSNHELELDKCLSELGIRELYVLDQTLVRQPKMASAPALNYSEYFRSNTSSFGGAEKKGLLGFLKFNRRKSKTEEQSPTMDMDGLDNNIIQNTEKHYNGLSTVSIVPCVEARPSTLGQSQSVMNISRMSPRIELKKRRAPPAPTPCQGCYTLEAYQGAPDSESTLRKRKAPAPPPTPATSVTPAPSTPAPHTSVQMAPSPSPAPSSPTPSLPAEEDSGSELSNGSVYSSSSSGVAAGTSVADTSMADSDSASSRADVSKPGPDSTPINIAAMADSSQDSTPSKVDTGPRSKTMVNVAPTSKVEKVDSAPRSSTDKAKPTPDSSRSTTPEETRGESALGLKLDEKENNRHSAMGAERPVPLKPLRTPVRELPQLVIPSPPPPPPPPSDPDSPDASPENHMEEAPQSWLHSRQLSVAGRQTPDTEEEETLSMGSSGSFQDQGYAASEGMAEDSGLVSSPLASDTTHPTSPDGSLSLDSSGSSHPMIHPLTKDCSSDSDEGCATWGSRHRHSSDISHNDKAGKTKDIYDEDSELTAQLNQTLADLDADLANISHIDAVSVQEHPYVMSTESNDIPVSVVDMEVPVTAIDQVLEDYETPSMTDHQVTLMSSSQRTDNKNLNHSHHHASVGGIQNKNNNACTSDGSSKVSSAQPQPAQRLKSPGKKLANGTTGKDHTAGVSKTKVEVQRWESTEGAERKASPVNSSLAVPESHSKSPEEEVPTYRGHTASQSQINITCSPVSRFGMKTFTIIPPKPLVATQPQKPAEATATLRAGAIRIDDQGNMVKVPIARNKFGGSSESGINKDDSVSPLLGKAKAFWSSTEKQDTSAPSVPTSRGPVPFTKTPSPEPEVPKTTPRVVASDPPAAKATPKASEPVAKMTPKETCKDVEVTKDVSQEAEGKAPVPVSETPVQQQQPMKFNTGILQDQKRNLSFLKPSRRTSSQYVASAIAKYAVKPTMAKADNIQEVTAKLSDPMRKPPGSYSYQKEGRSFHVNPQRSSGTSTTVKKESSSGSGSYHAGAKCYPDYLSAEKQVVSGESTQGVDRSGYRSSSTLRGGGGSSKSLDSDTVANNNKQHGSNSPSPRQQTPITPPPPAPQSTTKQVPAISKPSQGPPPAQSRSETVGPKGNPALAKKPEPPRLAAAAASNDLPEPQQVSLFGPVKKFKPVIMKSVQMDTSLHTTLMSAIQCGDGKERLRKISDSSASSTLKKSSFVEEENERCALLAAIRGQRNSAGLRKTISQAAEELDKFRKTEEENRALCDAFPAMPPPPPFVPPPPPPPSMLPPPPAPPSTQPKPTMMGQPPGAGGNPALARDAMLEAIRSGSAAERLKKVNAPTKTVQVNGRLGTIQAASSLSQGQ; encoded by the exons CAAAGCACTCATGGACCTGTTGGTGGATCTGTGCAGCCGGTACCACCTGAACCCAGCCTATCACACCCTGGAGCTGCTGTCCAGCGAGGGCCTGTCCCTAGCCTTCAAACCCAACAGCCTGCTGGGGTCCCTGGACGTTGTTGCCATAAGCATCAGGGAGAAAGTGTTGCAGGACAAAGTGGTGCGGAAACCTCCGCCTAAAGTGCCAGAG AAAACAGTGCGTCTGGTGGTGAACTACCACAGGAGCCAGAAGGCGGTGGTGAGGGTGAGTCCCCTGGTGCCCCTGGGGAGCCTGGTCCCAGCCATCTGTGAGAAGTGTGAGTTTGACCCGTCCCATGTGCTGCTGCTGAAGGACAATGTCAGCAACCACGAGCTGGAGCTGGACAAGTGTCTGAGTGAGCTAGGCATCAGAGAGCTGTACGTACTGGACCAGACTCTTG TTCGTCAACCTAAAATGGCTTCTGCACCTGCTCTAAATTACTCAG AATACTTCCGTTCCAACACCTCAAGTTTCGGTGGGGCCGAGAAGAAAGGCCTGCTCGGATTCTTAAAGTTCAACAGAAGGAAATCAAAG ACTGAAGAACAGTCGCCTACTATGGACATGGATGGTCTTGATAATAATATTATTCAAAATACTGAAAAACACTACAAT ggCCTGTCCACGGTGTCCATCGTGCCCTGTGTGGAGGCACGGCCCAGCACCCTGGGCCAGTCCCAGTCCGTCATGAACATCTCCAGGATGTCCCCCAGGATAGAGCTTAAGAAGAGGAGGGCCCCCCCGGCCCCCACACCCTGCCAGGGCTGCTACACACTGGAGGCCTACCAG gggGCTCCTGACTCAGAGAGTACACTGAGGAAGAGGAAGGCCCCAGCACCCCCTCCTACCCCTGCTACCTCTGTCACCCCAGCTCCTAGCACCCCAGCACCTCACACCTCTGTCCAGAtggccccctctccctccccagcccCCAGCTCGCCTACCCCCAGCTTGCCTGCGGAGGAGGACTCTGGCTCTGAGCTGAGCAATGGGTCTGtctacagcagcagcagtagtgggGTCGCCGCCGGCACCTCTGTCGCTGACACCTCAATGGCCGACTCTGATTCCGCCTCTAGCAGGGCTGATGTGTCCAAGCCCGGCCCTGATTCCACCCCCATCAACATTGCTGCCATGGCTGACTCCTCCCAAGACTCCACCCCCAGCAAGGTTGACACCGGCCCCAGGAGCAAGACTATGGTCAATGTCGCCCCTACCAGCAAGGTTGAAAAGGTTGACTCCGCCCCCAGGAGCAGTACTGACAAGGCCAAGCCCACCCCCGACTCGTCCCGCAGCACCACACcggaggagaccagaggagagtcTGCTCTTGGCCTGAAACTAGACGAGAAAGAGAACAACAGACACAGTGCCATGG GTGCTGAGCGTCCAGTGCCACTCAAACCTCTGCGAACCCCAGTACGGGAGCTCCCCCAGTTAGTCATCCCCTCACCCccgcctccccctccccctccctcagaCCCAGACTCCCCCGATGCCTCACCAGAGAACCACATGGAGGAGGCCCCTCAGT CTTGGCTGCACTCTCGGCAGCTCTCTGTGGCAGGACGCCAGACCCCAgacacagaggaagaggagacttTATCAATGGGCAGCAGTGGCAGCTTCCAGGATCAGGGCTATGCAGCCTCCGAGGGCATGGCTGAGGACTCTGGCCTGGTCAGCTCCCCCTTGGCCTCCGACACCACTCACCCTACCTCCCCTGACGGGAGCCTCTCCCTGGACTCTTCTGGCTCCTCTCACCCCATGATCCATCCCCTCACCAAGGACTGTTCTAGTGATAGTGACGAGGGCTGTGCCACGTGGGGCTCCAGACACAG ACACAGCAGTGATATCAGCCACAACGACAAAGCAGGCAAAACAAAGGACATCTATGACGAGGACTCAGAGCTCACCGCTCAGCTCAACCAGACTCTGGCTGATCTGGATGCTGATCTTGCAA ATATAAGTCACATAGATGCGGTTTCAGTGCAAGAGCACCCCTACGTGATGTCCACTGAGAGCAATGACATCCCGGTGTCTGTGGTGGATATGGAGGTCCCGGTCACAGCCATAGATCAAGTCCTGGAGGACTACGAGACACCGAGCATGACGGATCACCAAGTCACACTAATGAGTAGCTCTCAAAGAACGGACAATAAAAACCTGAACCACAGTCATCATCATGCAAGTGTTGGTGGCATacagaacaaaaacaacaacgccTGTACGTCTGACGGCTCCAGCAAAGTCAGCTCTGCTCAACCACAGCCCGCGCAGCGCCTCAAATCACCAGGGAAGAAGCTTGCCAATGGCACCACGGGGAAAGACCATACAGCAGGGGTCTCTAAGACTAAAGTAGAAGTTCAAAGATGGGAGTCCACTGAGGGAGCTGAGAGGAAAGCCTCACCTGTCAACAGCTCTCTCGCTGTCCCGGAGAGCCATTCCAAGTCCCCTGAGGAAGAGGTTCCCACCTATAGAGGCCACACTGCCTCACAGTCACAAATTAATATCACCTGTAGCCCAGTCTCTCGATTCGGTATGAAGACATTCACCATCATTCCTCCCAAGCCATTAGTTGCAACCCAGCCTCAGAAGCCAGCAGAGGCCACGGCCACTCTGAGAGCAGGTGCCATTAGAATTGACGATCAGGGTAACATGGTCAAAGTGCCCATCGCCCGAAACAAGTTTGGCGGTTCCTCTGAGTCTGGAATCAACAAAGATGACTCCGTCTCACCCCTCCTGGGGAAAGCCAAAGCCTTCTGGAGCTCCACAGAGAAGCAGGACACTTCTGCACCTTCGGTCCCCACTAGTAGAGGGCCTGTCCCTTTCACAAAGACCCCAAGCCCAGAGCCTGAGGTCCCTAAAACCACCCCACGGGTTGTAGCCTCTGACCCACCTGCAGCCAAGGCAACACCTAAGGCCTCTGAACCTGTAGCCAAGATGACACCTAAGGAAACATGCAAAGATGTTGAGGTAACAAAGGACGTCTCACAGGAAGCAGAGGGCAAGGCCCCAGTTCCAGTTTCAGAGACGCctgtgcagcagcagcagcctatgAAATTCAACACTGGTATTCTCCAAGATCAGAAAAGAAACCTTTCTTTCCTCAAGCCGTCCAGGAGAACATCCAGTCAGTACGTAGCTTCAGCCATTGCTAAATACGCTGTGAAGCCCACCATGGCCAAAGCTGACAACATCCAAGAAGTAACAGCAAAGTTGTCTGACCCCATGAGAAAGCCACCTGGCAGTTACAGCTATCAGAAAGAGGGTCGATCCTTTCATGTAAATCCACAGCGGTCCTCTGGTACATCTACTACAGTGAAGAAGGAGAGCAGCTCTGGGTCTGGATCCTATCACGCCGGTGCTAAATGTTACCCTGACTACCTCTCAGCGGAGAAACAGGTAGTCTCTGGTGAGTCGACGCAAGGAGTGGACCGGAGTGGTTATAGGAGCAGTTCTACCCTGCGAGGTGGAGGAGGGAGCTCCAAGTCACTGGACTCTGATACAGTGGCCAATAACAATAAGCAGCATGGGTCCAACAGTCCCAGTCCCAGACAGCAGACACCGATTACAcctccaccaccagcaccacAATCCACCACTAAACAGGTGCCTGCCATCTCCAAGCCCTCGCAGGGTCCACCACCTGCACAGagcagatcagagacagtaggtcCAAAAGGTAATCCAGCCCTGGCAAAGAAGCCTGAACCACCGCGATTGGCTGCAGCTGCTGCCAGCAACGACCTCCCAGAGCCCCAGCAGGTCAGTCTGTTTGGGCCGGTGAAGAAGTTCAAGCCTGTGATCATGAAGTCGGTCCAGATGGACACGTCGCTACACACCACTCTGATGTCGGCCATCCAGTGTGGGGATGGGAAGGAGAGGCTCAGAAAG ATATCGGACTCAAGTGCAAGCAGCACTTTGAAGAAATCGTCCTTTGTTGAGGAAGAGAATGAGCGATGTGCGCTACTGGCAGCCATTAGAGGCCAACGTAACTCTGCAGGGCTAAGGAAG ACCATATCCCAGGCTGCAGAGGAGCTTGACAAGTTCAGGAAGACtgaggaggagaacagagctCTGTGTGATGCCTTCCCTGCCatgcctccccctcctccatttGTGCCTCCGccacctccacccccctctatgctccctcctcctcctgcccctccCTCCACTCAGCCCAAGCCCACTATGATGGGGCAGCCCCCGGGGGCTGGGGGGAATCCCGCTCTGGCCCGGGATGCAATGCTGGAGGCCATCCGATCTGGCTCTGCAGCTGAGCGCCTGAAGAAG GTCAATGCCCCCACAAAAACAGTCCAAGTGAACGGTAGACTTGGTACTATACAAGCAGCATCATCGCTCTCACAAGGACAATAA